The genomic window TTCTTTTGGAACAATCATTAATCCACCTGGATGTTGCCCAGTGGTTCTCTTTACGCCAGTTATAGCATTTGCTATTCTTTGTTGCTCACATTGTCTAACAAAATCAGTTGTTTCAGCATATTTTCGGGCGTATTCCAAAGCAGTTTTTTCAGCAACAGTCGATATTGTACCTGCTTTAAAAACGTGGTCTTCTCCAAACATCTTTTCAACATATTTATGAGCCCTTGATTGGTATTCTCCCGAGAAATTTAAATCGATATCTGGGACTTTGTCCCCTTCAAACCCCATGAAAGTTTCAAATAATATATCTTGTCCATTTTTTATCATTTTTTCATTACAATCATCGCATATTTTATCGGGCAAATCATAACCAGAACCATATTCTCCTTCAGTAAAAAATATTGATTTTTTACATTTTGGGCAAATATAGTGAGGTGGCATTGGATTTACCTCTGTTATTCCCATTAAGTAAGCAACCAAAGAAGATCCTACAGAACCTCTTGAACCTACAAGATATCCATCTTCATTTGATTTTTTAACTATTCTTTCAGCCATAAGGTATAAGACTGCATAACCATGTTTTATAATTGAATCAAGTTCTCTTTCAATTCTTTTTTCTATAATTTCTGGTAGTTTTTCACCATATATTTCGTGAGCTTTCTTATAAGTTTTTTCCCTTACTTCGGTATCCGCATTTTCAATATTAGGTGGATTTAGCTTTTTTTTAAGTGGAACTATATCTTCGATTTTTTCTGCAATGAGATTTGGATTATCTATTACTATTTGTTTTGCAACAGCTTCATCTTCGAATATTTCCATGGCATTCTTTAACATTTCATCAGTTGTTCTCATATGTCTGTTAGAATAGTACACTTTTTTCTTATCTGCAACTTTTAAGGCGTGTCTAAACTTCATGTCTTCTTTATCAAGATAATGTGCATTTGACACCATAACAACAGGTTTATCCAACTCTTTTCCAATTTCGTATATAGTGCGATACATTTCTATTATTCTTTCTTTCGATAGATCGTCCCTGGTTTCAACTGTATCAATTGGCATTATTTCGAGGTAATCAAAGAATTTAGCTATTTCTTTTAGTTCATCTTTTGTTGCTCCTCTTATGAAAGCATCTGATAATTCTCCGTTTTCACACCCCGAACCAATTAGTAGCCCTTCTCTCATTTTTTCTAGTTCACTTTTTAAAATCCTTGGATGAACATAAAAATATTTTATATGAGCATTTGAAACTAATTTATATGAATTTTTAAGGCCAACTTTATTTTTTATCAATATTGTCATATGTTTTGCAAAAATTCTCTTATAATCTATGAATTTTTTTAATTTATCCAAATCAGATAATCTTTTTATTCCTCTGTTAGAAGCCATATCCAGTAATTTTATAAATACAAGGGCTGTAACATGTGCATCTTCATCAGCCCTATGATGGTTGAAATCACTTAAGCCTAAAGCTTTTACAACTTTATCTAATGAAAATCTTTTTATAGTTAAAAGAGATTTAGCCATTGAAAGAGTATCAATATAGGTTTGTTCGAAAACCCTGTTGTATAATTTTGAAACCCAAGATCTCAAAAACCTAAAATCAAATATAGCGTTGTGTGCTACGAGTACAGCTCCTTCTATAAAATCCAAAAATTTAGGTAGTACTTCTTCTATAGGGGGCTTGTCATTCAACATTTCTTGAGTTATTCCCGTTATTTCAGTTGTTATTTCTGGAATATTTTCTTTAGGTTTTATCAAAGAATGAAATTTATCAATTATTTCACCGTCTTTAACTTTTGCTGCTCCAATTTCAATAATTTCATTAATATCTGGTTGAGTACCAGTTGTTTCAAAATCAAAAACCACGTATTCTGTATCTTTTATGCTTTGCTCTCCATTTCCGAAAATATTTATAATATCAATATATTCATCTACTACATCACCTTCTAAACCAAAAATCGGTTTAATACCTTCTTTTGTAGCAATATCATAAAATTGAGGTATGTTTTGAATTGCTCCATGATCTGTAATGGCAACAGCTTTCTGTCCCCATTCTTTAACTCTTTTTATGATATCCTTAACTTCCATTATTCCATCCATTTGACTCAAATTTGAATGGCAATGAAGTTCGACTCTCTTTTCTTCTGATTCATCTTTTACAGATAATTCTGGTTTAATTTTTTTTAAGTTAAAAGGTTTTATTGCAAAATCGTTCATAAAATTATCATAAAACAAAGATCCTTCAGCTATTATATGATCTCCAACTTTGATGTTTTTATGCAGAATTTCGCCTTTATCGAAGAAGTGTTTTACTACTATAGAATCTTTTTTGTCGGTAATAAAAATAGTGCTAATATTTGACTTTTCATTGTAATCTTTGAAAAATACTTGTCCTTTAACGACTAAAATACTCCCTTCAACTGTCGGTACATTATCCAAGTCAATGGGGATTTTTTTAAAGTCTCTTCCAAGAATGACATCACCTTTTTTATTTATATTGTTACTATTTTTCTTTTTATCGATTTTCTGATTTTCAGTAGTTTCATAAGTATCAAAGCTCATATAATCATGCCCAAAAGTATCATCAAAATCTGGTTTCAATGTGTTATCCATTTCTAATAAAAACTCAGCTTTAATTCCACAATGTCTGACTATTAAATCTTGAAGTATGTTTTTTGAGCTTCTCATTTTATTTATAACCAATTTAGAATGTGATTTGAATATAAGAACATCGCCTTTCAATTCAGGTAAAAGCAAGCTCAAATAATCGTCTAATTCATGGCCTATGATGATCTTCTGCCAATTATTGACTATAAATTCAAGGTCATTATCACCAATAGGTTCTATTTCGACGGTTCTTTTAAGATTTCTCATGAAAAACTTTTTCAGTGAAGATTCTAAACTTTCGTTGAAGTTGTTTTTGATCTTTATCTTTACTGTAGATTCTGTAGTTTCAACTTCTCCATCGATATCGAATGGTACATATCCAATATATTCCATAAAATACTCTTTTATAGTCATTAAATAACACCTCTGAAATTCCCGTGACAAAAAGCAGCTGCCAATGCATCTGCTGCATCATCAGGGGTGGGATTTTTTTTCAAGTTCAACAATAACTTTAAAGTTCTGGCAACTTGTCCTTTTTCTGCTCTGCCATAACCAGTTACAGCCTGTTTTATTTGAAACGGGGTATATTCATAAATCGGTATTTTGTTTTCAACGAGGGCTACTAATATGACACCTCGGGCTTCACCGACTTGTATCGCTGTAGTTACGTTTCTAAAGAAAAATAAATCTTCCACGGAAGATTCATCTGGATTGTATTTTTCTATTAATGTTGTTATTTTTTGCTTTATTTCATACAGTCTCAAAGGAAGTTCCTTGTCCTTATCAGTATATATTACACCAAAATCAATAGTTTTAAACTTGTTTCCTATTTTATCCAATACTCCATAGCCAATTTTGCCATATCCTGGGTCAATTCCTAATATTCTCATTAAAACACTCCTAAGTAAGTAGACACATCTTTTTATATACTAACATTTTATTATATAATGATATAAGAGTATATTCAATTAAGGAGGAGTAAAGATGATAGAATACCTAAAAGAAAGAAGAAGAAAACTATTTTATTCAATGGATGATAAATCGGTAATGGTGATTTTTTCAGGTGTTGCACCGTACAAGTCCAAAGATGAAAAATATCAATTCACGCCAAATAAAAATTTTCTTTATTTAACAGGGTTAGACAAAGAAAATATGGTTTTACTTGTTCAAAAAAATGGGGAAAAAATAACAGAATCACTATACATTGAAAAAGATGATCCCCAAATTGCAAAATGGGTTGGCCACAAAATGTCAGCTGAAAAGGCAAAAAAAATTTCTGGGATAAAAGATATAAAATATATTAACGATTTTGAAAAAGATCTTGGTATGGTGATGAACCAAAAATTTGAAAAAATTTATTTAGATCTGGAAAAACAAAGCTGGAATGACCCCATTACAACTATCTCATTAGAACTTGCAAAAGATATAAAAGGCAAATATCCAAGTATGAGAATAAAAAATATCTACCATCAAATAGCAGATTTAAGGATTATAAAAGATAAAAAAGAGATAGAAAACATAAAAAGAGCTATTAGCATTACTAAAAATGGTATTTATAATATGCTGAAACATATGAAACCAGGAATGAAAGAAAATGAAATAGAAGCTTTCTTTGATTTTGTTCTTAAGCAAAGTGGTGTAAGAGACTATGCCTTTAAAACAATTGCTGCTTCAGGTAAAAATGCAGCCATCCTTCATTATGAAGACAATAATGCCGAAACCAAAGATGGAGATATGATCCTTTTCGACCTTGGTGCTCAGTGGAACTATTATTCTGCAGACGTTTCAAGAACATTTCCTTTGAATGGTAAATTTACAGAAAGGCAAAAAGAAGTTTATACAGTTGTTTTAGAAACTATGAAAGAAGTTGAAAATTCAGCGAAACCAGGAGTTTCTTTGAAAGAACTACACGAATTATCTAAGAAAAAGTTATCTGAAGGTGCTATAAAATTAGGATTGATTGAAAAAGAAGAAGATATTTTTGAATACTATTTTCATTCTATTGGGCATTTTATGGGTATGGATACACATGATGTAGGAGATAGAGAAGCTGTTTTAGAGCCAGGCATGGTTATCACAAATGAACCAGGATTGTATATACCCGAAGAAAACATAGGAGTTAGAATAGAAGATGATCTTTTGATCACCGAAAACGGTTGTGAAAATCTTTCTAAAGATATAATTAAAGAAATAGACGAAATAGAAAATTTTATGAAATAGTTTTGATATATTAATTTTGGTAAAAAATAGAATTATTGATTATTTTTAGAGAAAAAGCTTTTATTTATTGGAATAATTCCTCTTTTTTACTTAATAAAAATTTAACTATACTACAAGATATAGATGTGATATCATATATGATGTGTATATATAGTTATTGTTTTTCGGTTAGCTTATTAAAGGAGGATTTATTTCATGGAAAGAGTTATAAACAAATATTTGAATGTAAAACCTTCAAAAAACGCAAATACAATTTTGAAAGATAGGTATTTGATGAAAGATGGACAAGGTAGATACTTGGAAGAAACTTGGGACGATGTCAGTAAAAGAGTTGCCAGACATGTTGCTTCAGCAGAAGTCAAATATACTAAAGATGTTAAAGAAATTCAAGAGATTGAGAAAAAATATTATAATATGATCAAATCAAGGATCTTTTTACCTAATAGCCCGACAATTTTTAATTCAGGGAAGGCAATGCCTTTAGAGCTTTTTAAAAAAGAAGCTAAGGATATGGGTTTTGATGATTATAAAAAAATATTTGACTCAAAGAGTAAACATAACATGCTTTCTGCTTGCTTTGTTGTTCCTATGGATGATTCAATGGACGGAATTTTTGAAGCTGTAAAACAATCTGCTATGATTATGAAATATGGTGGAGGCGTAGGATATGACTTTTCAGTTTTAAGACCTAAAGGAACTTCTATAGCTGGGACAGGGGGCAAATCATCAGGGCCTATTAGCTTTATGCATGTATTTAACACTTCTGCTTCTACCATTGAGCAAGGTGGAGCAAGAAGAGCTGCACAAATGGCGGTTATGAAATACGATCATCCAGATGTTTTGGACTTTATTAATTCTAAAAAAGATAATGATGGTAATAGTGTACTAAATTATTTCAATATTTCTATAAATATAGATGATGTGAATAATTTCAAAAATAAGTTGAAAAATGATGAAGAAATAACACTTGAACATCCAGAATCTGATAAAACTGCAAAATTAAATGCAAAAGAATATTTAAGAAAAATTAGTGAAAATGCTTGGAAATCTGGAGATCCTGGTTTGCTATTTTTAGGAAAACACAATCATTATTATGCAATGGGGCACGAAACTCCTGTTCAAGCAACAAACCCTTGTGGTGAAGAACCTCTTCCGCCATTTGGAAGCTGTAATTTAGGTTCTATAGATATAGCCAAATTAATAGACTTTGTGGACATTGGAAATCCAAAAGACAGAAATTTGGATATTTTTGAAGACATAGTATATTGGGCTTCAAGATTTTTAGATGATGTTATTGATATGAATGTTTATCCCTTGCCTCAAATAGATGAAATATCTAAAAATCAGAGGTTTATTGGTCTTGGTATAATGGGGCTTGCAGATGCTTTATACAAAAAATCTTTAGCTTATAATTCAGTAGAAGGAAGAAAGTTTATGGCTAAAGTTACAGCATCATTGGCTTATTTTTCGCACGTTGCCAGTTCAAAATTGGCTGAAAAAAGGGGCAATTTCCCAGACTTTAAAAAATCAAAATATCCAAAAGGATTCATACCAATGCCGCTTTTAGAAGATGATTTTGATGAAGATATAAAATTATGGAATCAAAAACTCAGAGATCATTTTTTGAATACAGCTATTAAATATAAGAGGAATGTTCAAACTAACACAGTAGCACCAACAGGTTCTATTTCTAATTTGGCAGATACTTCATCTGGAATTGAACCAAATTTTATGCTTGCTTATATAAGATATATGACTGATAAAGAAGGCAACAGAGTCCCTCTACCGTATATCAATTCAATTTTGGTAGATAAAATGGGTGATGATTTAACAGAAGACTTGGAAGCTGAGATTATAGAACAAGGAAGTTTGACAAACATTAAAAATGTATCAGATGAATACAAAAAAATTTTTGTTACATCCATGGACATAAGCGCTGAAGATCATCTTTTAGCTCAACACGTTATTCAGAGCTATTTAGATGCTTCATGTTCTAAAACAATTAACATGAAAAAAGAAATTACTGTTGATGAAGTGTACAATATATATGAGAAAGCGCTTGATTTAAATATAAAAGGCATAAC from Geotoga petraea includes these protein-coding regions:
- a CDS encoding PolC-type DNA polymerase III: MTIKEYFMEYIGYVPFDIDGEVETTESTVKIKIKNNFNESLESSLKKFFMRNLKRTVEIEPIGDNDLEFIVNNWQKIIIGHELDDYLSLLLPELKGDVLIFKSHSKLVINKMRSSKNILQDLIVRHCGIKAEFLLEMDNTLKPDFDDTFGHDYMSFDTYETTENQKIDKKKNSNNINKKGDVILGRDFKKIPIDLDNVPTVEGSILVVKGQVFFKDYNEKSNISTIFITDKKDSIVVKHFFDKGEILHKNIKVGDHIIAEGSLFYDNFMNDFAIKPFNLKKIKPELSVKDESEEKRVELHCHSNLSQMDGIMEVKDIIKRVKEWGQKAVAITDHGAIQNIPQFYDIATKEGIKPIFGLEGDVVDEYIDIINIFGNGEQSIKDTEYVVFDFETTGTQPDINEIIEIGAAKVKDGEIIDKFHSLIKPKENIPEITTEITGITQEMLNDKPPIEEVLPKFLDFIEGAVLVAHNAIFDFRFLRSWVSKLYNRVFEQTYIDTLSMAKSLLTIKRFSLDKVVKALGLSDFNHHRADEDAHVTALVFIKLLDMASNRGIKRLSDLDKLKKFIDYKRIFAKHMTILIKNKVGLKNSYKLVSNAHIKYFYVHPRILKSELEKMREGLLIGSGCENGELSDAFIRGATKDELKEIAKFFDYLEIMPIDTVETRDDLSKERIIEMYRTIYEIGKELDKPVVMVSNAHYLDKEDMKFRHALKVADKKKVYYSNRHMRTTDEMLKNAMEIFEDEAVAKQIVIDNPNLIAEKIEDIVPLKKKLNPPNIENADTEVREKTYKKAHEIYGEKLPEIIEKRIERELDSIIKHGYAVLYLMAERIVKKSNEDGYLVGSRGSVGSSLVAYLMGITEVNPMPPHYICPKCKKSIFFTEGEYGSGYDLPDKICDDCNEKMIKNGQDILFETFMGFEGDKVPDIDLNFSGEYQSRAHKYVEKMFGEDHVFKAGTISTVAEKTALEYARKYAETTDFVRQCEQQRIANAITGVKRTTGQHPGGLMIVPKEFEVFDFTPIQYPANDTKSDIQTTHFDYHVIHDDLVKLDALGHDDPTFIKMLEDLTGIDALKIPMDDKETMSIFSSTKALKIDLKSELDTTVGALGIPEFGTNFVRRMLEDTKPSTFAELVRISGLSHGTNVWTGNAKNIIDRGDATLNEVISCRDDIMNYLIHKGADPKKSFFIMEKVRKGKSLSEEDEKLMKDLNVPKWFLDSCKIITYLFPKAHAAAYVSMAFRIAWFKVHKPLAFYATYFSVKGDEFNLPVILKGKNSIKRRLMEIKGERDIKLKRERTVLEIAYEMILRGYKFYNVDLYKSHSKNFLIQNNGLLIPFITVPNLGEKAAESIIEDRKNGKFQSIEELVARTNVNKSNTEVLKELGILNGLPDKNQMSLFGG
- the ruvC gene encoding crossover junction endodeoxyribonuclease RuvC, translated to MRILGIDPGYGKIGYGVLDKIGNKFKTIDFGVIYTDKDKELPLRLYEIKQKITTLIEKYNPDESSVEDLFFFRNVTTAIQVGEARGVILVALVENKIPIYEYTPFQIKQAVTGYGRAEKGQVARTLKLLLNLKKNPTPDDAADALAAAFCHGNFRGVI
- a CDS encoding aminopeptidase P family protein; protein product: MIEYLKERRRKLFYSMDDKSVMVIFSGVAPYKSKDEKYQFTPNKNFLYLTGLDKENMVLLVQKNGEKITESLYIEKDDPQIAKWVGHKMSAEKAKKISGIKDIKYINDFEKDLGMVMNQKFEKIYLDLEKQSWNDPITTISLELAKDIKGKYPSMRIKNIYHQIADLRIIKDKKEIENIKRAISITKNGIYNMLKHMKPGMKENEIEAFFDFVLKQSGVRDYAFKTIAASGKNAAILHYEDNNAETKDGDMILFDLGAQWNYYSADVSRTFPLNGKFTERQKEVYTVVLETMKEVENSAKPGVSLKELHELSKKKLSEGAIKLGLIEKEEDIFEYYFHSIGHFMGMDTHDVGDREAVLEPGMVITNEPGLYIPEENIGVRIEDDLLITENGCENLSKDIIKEIDEIENFMK
- a CDS encoding adenosylcobalamin-dependent ribonucleoside-diphosphate reductase, translating into MERVINKYLNVKPSKNANTILKDRYLMKDGQGRYLEETWDDVSKRVARHVASAEVKYTKDVKEIQEIEKKYYNMIKSRIFLPNSPTIFNSGKAMPLELFKKEAKDMGFDDYKKIFDSKSKHNMLSACFVVPMDDSMDGIFEAVKQSAMIMKYGGGVGYDFSVLRPKGTSIAGTGGKSSGPISFMHVFNTSASTIEQGGARRAAQMAVMKYDHPDVLDFINSKKDNDGNSVLNYFNISINIDDVNNFKNKLKNDEEITLEHPESDKTAKLNAKEYLRKISENAWKSGDPGLLFLGKHNHYYAMGHETPVQATNPCGEEPLPPFGSCNLGSIDIAKLIDFVDIGNPKDRNLDIFEDIVYWASRFLDDVIDMNVYPLPQIDEISKNQRFIGLGIMGLADALYKKSLAYNSVEGRKFMAKVTASLAYFSHVASSKLAEKRGNFPDFKKSKYPKGFIPMPLLEDDFDEDIKLWNQKLRDHFLNTAIKYKRNVQTNTVAPTGSISNLADTSSGIEPNFMLAYIRYMTDKEGNRVPLPYINSILVDKMGDDLTEDLEAEIIEQGSLTNIKNVSDEYKKIFVTSMDISAEDHLLAQHVIQSYLDASCSKTINMKKEITVDEVYNIYEKALDLNIKGITIYRDGSLQTQVLEKNKDKKEDKKVTFFVLDEKHKLRARPRKETLRSVTRKFKFDDSTIYITLSFDDNGEAIEVFLSDGTETTEIIGRLSSIALRAGVSSDEIIEQLKKVKGGYCKNLAEEVKKAIEDFAELWKEEVDSYEVYKTGKPKTKEEIEKFVHVNDLKYEKGVYIDSEGNTYCPSCLNKNSLIMESGCTSCKTCGWSKCS